One Oncorhynchus kisutch isolate 150728-3 linkage group LG11, Okis_V2, whole genome shotgun sequence genomic region harbors:
- the LOC116376298 gene encoding E3 ubiquitin/ISG15 ligase TRIM25-like: protein MAQQAVLLDQDQFSCSVCLDLLKEPVTIPCGHSYCRSCIEGCWDQDDLKGIYSCPQCRQTFTPRPALRKNNMLAEVVEKLKKTGLQADPPDLCYAGPGDVACDFCIGTRKQKALMSCLVCLVSSCKTHLQPHYSVPGLKKHKLVKASTQLQENICSHHDELLKIYCRTDQNCICYLCMVDDHKGHDTVSAAAERTEKQSQLGMSQQRE, encoded by the exons ATGGCTCAGCAGGCAGTTCTGCTGGACCAGGACCAGTTctcttgttctgtctgtctggatctaCTGAAGGAGCCAGTCACTATTCCCTGTGGACACAGTTACTGTAGGAGCTGTATTGAGGGCTGCTGGGATCAGGATGATCTGAAGGGGATCTACAGCTGTCCTCAGTGCAGACAGACCTTCACTCCAAGGCCTGCTCTGAGAAAGAATAACATGTTGGCTGAAGTGGTGGAGAAACTGAAGAAGACAGGACTTCAGGCTGATCCCCCTGATCTGTGCTATGCTGGACCTGGAGATGTGGCATGTGATTTCTGCATTGGGACCAGAAAGCAGAAAGCCCTCATGTCCTGTCTGGTGTGTCTGGTGTCTTCCTGCAAGACTCACCTCCAGCCTCACTATAGTGTCCCTGGACTAAAGAAGCACAAGCTGGTCAAAGCCTCCACACAGCTACAGGAGAACATCTGCTCTCATCATGACGAACTGCTGAAGATTTACTGTCGTACCGATCAGAATTGTATCTGTTATCTGTGTATGGTGGATGATCATAAAGGCCATGATACAGTGTCAGCTGCAGCAGAGAGGACCGAGAAACAG AGTCAGCTGGGGATGAGTCagcagagagaataa